A genomic segment from Lignipirellula cremea encodes:
- a CDS encoding DUF1559 domain-containing protein, whose amino-acid sequence MILDRKRHAFTLVELLVVIAIIGVLVALLLPAVQAAREAARRSQCSNNLKQLGLGVHGFIDQNLKLPPGVVDNGLTSASGANGAILNGWSWGTQILPYMELTTMYDTLEPTQAPYIMTGFPSWKVSQAQARVNQALPVFICPTDAQDQTQTFDGYVQTSCNYVGNCQQKQLDHDSLSYSNGVLFNSSYGKLKIRDITDGTTNTILIGERATRSRSTQSGTLWGAAKPFGNLIDTRSTNAQAPEATHKWNRIYLLAGGHRRINQNSTTVSYASLHGKGAQFVFCDGSTHFISESVENDANHSLTNTVFEYLQDRKDGISFDMEDLNP is encoded by the coding sequence ATGATTTTGGACCGTAAACGACACGCCTTTACTCTTGTGGAACTGCTGGTAGTGATTGCCATCATCGGCGTGCTGGTTGCTTTGCTTCTTCCCGCGGTCCAGGCAGCACGCGAAGCGGCGCGGCGGTCGCAGTGCTCCAATAACCTGAAGCAGCTTGGCCTGGGCGTGCATGGTTTTATCGACCAGAACCTGAAGTTGCCGCCCGGGGTCGTCGACAACGGTTTGACGTCAGCATCGGGAGCCAACGGCGCGATTTTGAATGGCTGGAGTTGGGGGACTCAGATTCTGCCGTACATGGAGCTCACGACCATGTACGATACTTTGGAGCCCACCCAGGCCCCGTACATAATGACCGGATTCCCCAGCTGGAAGGTCAGTCAGGCGCAGGCTCGCGTTAATCAGGCTCTGCCGGTTTTCATCTGCCCGACCGATGCCCAGGATCAAACCCAAACCTTCGATGGCTATGTGCAGACCAGTTGCAATTATGTCGGCAATTGCCAGCAAAAGCAGTTGGATCACGACAGCCTGTCCTATTCGAACGGCGTGCTTTTCAATAGTTCCTATGGCAAGTTGAAAATCCGCGACATTACGGACGGCACTACCAACACCATCCTGATCGGCGAGCGAGCCACGCGGAGTCGCAGCACGCAAAGCGGAACCTTGTGGGGAGCCGCCAAGCCGTTTGGCAACCTGATTGACACGCGAAGTACGAATGCCCAGGCCCCGGAAGCCACGCATAAGTGGAACCGGATCTACCTGCTGGCGGGCGGCCATCGTCGGATTAACCAGAACTCCACTACGGTTAGCTATGCCAGCCTGCACGGCAAAGGCGCCCAGTTCGTCTTCTGCGACGGAAGCACGCACTTCATCAGTGAATCGGTCGAGAACGATGCGAATCACAGCCTTACTAACACCGTGTTTGAATACCTGCAGGACCGTAAAGACGGTATTTCGTTCGACATGGAAGATCTCAACCCGTAA
- a CDS encoding STAS domain-containing protein — protein sequence MSSLRSEENGDIVVVYFNEAKILDEARIQQIGKELMDMVAKASSGKLLVCFQGVTFMSSAMIGKIILLNKKCKETNVKLKLCDICDNVLEVFKLMRLNKILDIHPDVDKAIAAFEKKGWFG from the coding sequence GTGTCTTCATTGCGATCCGAAGAGAACGGCGACATTGTCGTCGTCTACTTCAACGAAGCTAAAATCCTTGACGAAGCCCGTATCCAGCAAATCGGCAAAGAGCTGATGGATATGGTGGCCAAAGCCAGTTCCGGCAAGTTGCTGGTCTGTTTCCAAGGCGTTACTTTTATGTCGTCGGCGATGATCGGCAAGATCATTTTGCTGAACAAAAAGTGCAAGGAAACGAACGTCAAACTGAAATTGTGCGACATTTGCGATAATGTGCTGGAAGTGTTCAAGCTGATGCGGCTGAACAAAATTCTCGACATTCATCCCGACGTCGACAAGGCAATTGCCGCCTTTGAGAAAAAAGGCTGGTTCGGTTAA
- a CDS encoding MFS transporter codes for MTTSSSSSAGASTRKGSLLVIFVTVFIDLLGFGLVLPLLPLYATQFSTDDSGIMIGLLMASFSIMQFFFAPLWGRLSDRIGRRPVLMVGLAGSVVFYALFGVAAMVADDPSRVQLGLILLFVSRIGAGIAGATISTAQAYIADTTTLETRPKGMALIGMAFGLGFTFGPLLGFLAVPSGEGNPGPEPGFVAAGLSLVGLVLAYLMLPESLQPDSEKAGKKIFDWQAFRMAMSTPSIALILLALFVCVFSFANFETTLSLLMKGYDKAPESPFKFEWRTICLTYAYIGFTLALVQGGLVRRLAGRMNEGVLAASGALIQVCGFGLLLLAIDWESWQVFYVALAVVVTGFSFMQPMLNSLLSRRSDPEQQGAILGVGQSVSSLARIFGSGMGIPLLMSGIRLPYYTATGLMAVGLVLVILAARAGKDYSAEVSR; via the coding sequence ATGACCACTTCGAGTTCTTCGTCCGCCGGCGCCTCGACCCGCAAGGGTTCGCTGCTGGTGATTTTTGTGACCGTGTTTATCGACCTGCTGGGTTTTGGCCTGGTATTGCCGCTGCTGCCGCTGTACGCCACACAGTTCTCGACCGATGACTCGGGGATCATGATCGGTTTGCTGATGGCGAGCTTTTCGATCATGCAATTCTTCTTTGCCCCATTATGGGGGCGATTGTCGGATCGGATTGGTCGACGTCCCGTGCTGATGGTGGGGCTGGCGGGTTCGGTTGTGTTCTATGCCCTGTTTGGCGTGGCGGCGATGGTGGCCGATGATCCCTCGCGCGTGCAGTTGGGGCTGATCCTGCTGTTTGTCTCCCGGATTGGGGCCGGCATTGCAGGGGCGACGATCTCGACGGCCCAAGCATATATTGCCGATACCACCACGCTGGAAACGCGGCCGAAGGGGATGGCCCTGATTGGCATGGCGTTTGGTTTAGGTTTTACCTTTGGCCCGCTGCTGGGTTTTCTGGCGGTGCCCAGTGGGGAGGGGAATCCGGGACCGGAACCTGGTTTTGTCGCGGCCGGTTTGTCGCTGGTTGGGCTGGTGCTGGCGTACCTGATGTTGCCGGAGTCGCTGCAGCCTGACAGTGAAAAGGCGGGGAAAAAGATCTTCGACTGGCAGGCGTTCCGCATGGCGATGAGCACGCCGTCAATTGCTTTGATTCTGCTCGCGCTGTTTGTCTGCGTGTTCTCTTTCGCCAACTTTGAAACGACGCTGTCACTGCTGATGAAAGGGTACGACAAAGCGCCAGAGAGCCCGTTTAAGTTTGAGTGGCGGACGATCTGTTTGACGTACGCTTACATTGGTTTCACCCTGGCCCTGGTGCAGGGCGGTCTGGTCCGGCGTTTGGCGGGGCGGATGAACGAAGGGGTGCTGGCGGCGTCGGGCGCCCTGATCCAGGTCTGCGGTTTTGGTCTGCTGCTCCTGGCGATTGACTGGGAATCCTGGCAGGTGTTCTATGTCGCACTGGCAGTGGTGGTGACCGGCTTTTCCTTCATGCAGCCCATGCTGAATTCGCTGTTATCCCGCCGCAGCGACCCCGAACAGCAAGGCGCCATTCTGGGCGTGGGACAGAGCGTAAGCTCGCTGGCCCGGATTTTTGGTTCTGGTATGGGGATCCCCCTGCTGATGAGCGGGATCCGATTACCGTATTATACGGCCACAGGTTTGATGGCGGTCGGCCTGGTGCTGGTGATTCTGGCTGCTCGAGCCGGGAAAGATTACTCGGCTGAAGTTTCCCGTTAG
- a CDS encoding AsmA family protein, whose amino-acid sequence MAKKKRSKATLAGRGNRLAGGVLLLAILAIGWAPTIVAKTSLREQLVGWAIPGFEGKASMDSASLGWVTSAEFRGVKFVDKEGNPLLEAERVACDRSLWQLIGNRQNLGVLTIEKPHLHCQLRADGSNLEDAFASLLAGDDSDSPLPGFQIALTDGVIELLDTTTNDAWRFEKVTAGLDMPLEAETIEGRLAGSAQRGEEPPGDLDCTLTWNPDPEGFGAGEAKLKTNQLPLAAAEGLLRRVGYRVAPAGRLSSELSYQWEENGAEQALHIEQLNGQAIRIAAPDWWGPTPVQTAALDLRGALQWSQGRLDASNLVLDSSLGHVEASGSTRLGAFTTEDLVRALQQDNFGLKGRLNIAEVAAAAPQLLRMRNDLQLTSGEVDFTLSSQDDAQQVRRWEASLHTSQLTALQAGQTVTWDKPIHLTAIARQTEQGPTIEKLDCTSSFLTATGEGTLAGGQIRMNCSLDQLANELRQFIDLTGVNLGGTVDMDASWRREADGRIAVNAAGKALRLAVAAPGVRPWNEDELSLTLAATGQATLAAVTRVDTAALRIQSASDALVVTLLEPIASPQADSSALVRCELGGELSRWADRAQSFVDLAGWDVRGNVNGSTEARLTLSRGDFAKGTLTVDGLHLAGGGMTIDEPRVEATGQGSWDTRSGSLSLLKATLASSALSLGASDIQVESAPGLPGLAGKVAYRADIARVSNWFLAGAAAPTYRAYGSATGEVQLSQRDGITTADCRNHLEQVVLMSRTVPAPGVVTPVSAAAGWMTVWQEPQVNASCQAQYHHEGDSLQIVRCDLAAELLSLAAAGRVTQLTASPQAELAGKINYDLARVATKLKPLMGLDFDLQGEGVRDFSLRGPLLPEASTPGSGAPGENALGQLVHDDLQATFGLGWTSAAIEGMIFGPGELTARLEKGTVYVAPLDVAVSEGRLRAAPQIQLNASPTMLVLGQTALLEKVRLSPAMCRHWLKYVAPLLADSTVAEGRFSVNLQGAALPVANLVAGSCQGQLLVHSAQVGPGPLAQQLMGSANQLIAVAKQQTFPGRSTGTSSRQLTLAEQTINFQLAQGRVYHENLVMQFDDVQIRTKGSVGFDQTLSLVAQIPVADNWLGNSPLAQSLRGKSIELPVQGTLKQPSLDSRSLTNLGKQMLQGTTNQLLEEGVNRGLQQLFGPRN is encoded by the coding sequence ATGGCGAAGAAAAAACGTAGCAAAGCGACGCTCGCCGGTCGAGGTAACCGACTCGCGGGCGGCGTGCTCCTGTTAGCGATCCTGGCGATCGGCTGGGCGCCCACGATCGTCGCCAAAACGTCCCTGCGAGAGCAGTTGGTGGGCTGGGCCATCCCCGGTTTCGAGGGGAAGGCGTCGATGGATTCCGCGTCGCTCGGCTGGGTGACGTCGGCGGAATTCCGCGGCGTCAAGTTCGTCGACAAAGAGGGCAATCCACTGCTGGAAGCCGAACGCGTCGCGTGCGACCGCAGCCTGTGGCAGCTGATCGGCAATCGCCAGAACCTGGGCGTGCTGACGATTGAAAAGCCGCACCTCCATTGCCAGTTACGGGCGGACGGCAGCAATCTGGAAGATGCGTTCGCTTCGCTGCTGGCAGGCGATGACAGCGATAGCCCGCTGCCGGGCTTTCAGATCGCCCTGACCGACGGGGTGATCGAGTTGCTGGATACGACCACGAACGACGCCTGGCGTTTTGAAAAAGTCACGGCTGGCCTGGATATGCCGCTGGAAGCGGAAACGATTGAGGGCCGTCTGGCCGGTTCGGCCCAGCGCGGCGAGGAACCGCCCGGCGATCTGGATTGCACGCTCACCTGGAATCCGGATCCGGAGGGATTTGGCGCCGGGGAAGCGAAGCTGAAGACGAATCAACTGCCGCTGGCCGCGGCCGAGGGACTGCTGCGGCGGGTCGGCTACCGGGTCGCTCCGGCGGGACGGCTGTCGAGCGAGCTTAGTTATCAGTGGGAGGAAAACGGCGCCGAGCAGGCGCTGCATATTGAACAGTTGAACGGCCAGGCGATCCGCATCGCGGCCCCGGACTGGTGGGGACCGACGCCGGTGCAAACGGCGGCGCTGGATCTGCGCGGCGCCCTGCAGTGGAGCCAGGGGCGGCTGGATGCAAGCAATCTGGTGCTGGATTCTTCGCTGGGCCATGTGGAGGCGTCCGGCTCGACACGGCTGGGAGCGTTCACCACCGAGGATCTGGTGCGGGCGTTGCAGCAGGACAACTTTGGGCTGAAGGGACGCTTGAATATCGCCGAGGTCGCGGCCGCCGCGCCGCAGTTGTTGCGGATGCGGAACGACCTGCAGCTGACATCCGGCGAGGTCGACTTTACGCTGTCCAGCCAGGACGACGCGCAGCAGGTGCGTCGCTGGGAAGCCTCGCTGCATACATCGCAGCTGACGGCCCTGCAGGCGGGGCAGACGGTGACCTGGGACAAGCCGATTCATCTCACGGCGATCGCCCGGCAGACGGAACAGGGGCCGACGATTGAAAAGCTGGATTGCACCTCGAGCTTTCTCACGGCGACCGGAGAAGGGACGCTGGCCGGCGGGCAGATTCGCATGAACTGCAGCCTGGACCAGCTGGCGAACGAACTGCGGCAGTTTATCGATCTGACGGGCGTGAACCTGGGCGGAACGGTCGATATGGACGCCTCCTGGCGGCGGGAAGCGGACGGCCGCATCGCAGTGAACGCGGCCGGCAAGGCGCTGCGTCTGGCGGTGGCGGCCCCGGGCGTACGTCCCTGGAACGAGGATGAGTTGTCGCTCACTCTGGCGGCGACGGGCCAGGCGACCCTGGCGGCAGTGACACGTGTTGACACGGCCGCGCTGCGCATCCAGTCAGCCAGCGACGCGCTGGTGGTCACGCTGCTGGAGCCGATTGCCTCGCCTCAGGCCGATTCGAGCGCTCTGGTGCGGTGCGAGCTGGGCGGCGAGCTTTCCCGCTGGGCCGATCGGGCGCAATCGTTTGTGGATCTGGCCGGCTGGGATGTGCGCGGCAATGTCAATGGCTCGACGGAAGCACGGCTGACGCTGTCCCGCGGGGATTTTGCCAAGGGGACACTGACGGTCGACGGGCTGCACCTGGCTGGCGGCGGGATGACGATCGATGAACCCCGGGTGGAAGCGACCGGCCAGGGTTCCTGGGACACGAGAAGCGGCAGCTTGTCGCTGCTGAAAGCGACACTGGCCAGTTCGGCCCTGTCGCTGGGCGCCAGCGACATCCAGGTGGAATCGGCCCCCGGCTTGCCGGGTCTGGCGGGGAAGGTTGCGTATCGGGCGGACATTGCCCGGGTATCGAACTGGTTCCTGGCTGGCGCTGCGGCGCCGACCTATCGTGCGTACGGCAGTGCGACGGGAGAGGTGCAGCTGAGCCAGCGGGACGGCATCACGACGGCCGACTGCCGGAACCATTTGGAACAGGTCGTGCTGATGAGCCGCACTGTTCCGGCTCCGGGCGTGGTTACGCCGGTGAGCGCGGCCGCGGGCTGGATGACCGTCTGGCAAGAGCCGCAGGTGAATGCTTCGTGCCAGGCCCAGTACCATCATGAGGGCGACAGCCTGCAGATTGTACGTTGCGACCTGGCTGCCGAATTGTTGAGCCTGGCGGCGGCGGGACGCGTCACGCAGTTGACGGCCAGTCCGCAGGCGGAGCTGGCGGGAAAAATCAACTATGACCTGGCCCGGGTCGCGACCAAACTCAAGCCGTTGATGGGACTGGATTTTGATCTGCAGGGCGAAGGGGTCCGCGACTTCAGTCTGCGCGGGCCGCTGCTGCCGGAGGCCAGCACGCCGGGATCTGGCGCGCCGGGAGAGAACGCGCTGGGCCAGCTGGTGCATGACGATCTGCAGGCGACGTTCGGCCTGGGATGGACCTCGGCCGCGATCGAAGGGATGATCTTTGGCCCGGGCGAGCTCACGGCCCGACTGGAAAAAGGGACGGTGTACGTCGCTCCGCTGGATGTGGCGGTGAGCGAAGGACGCCTGCGGGCGGCTCCGCAGATCCAGCTGAACGCGTCGCCGACGATGCTGGTGCTGGGGCAGACAGCGCTGCTGGAAAAGGTGCGGCTGTCGCCGGCCATGTGCCGGCACTGGTTGAAATATGTGGCTCCGTTGCTGGCCGATTCGACCGTGGCCGAGGGGCGGTTCTCGGTCAACCTGCAGGGAGCAGCGTTGCCTGTGGCGAATCTGGTGGCGGGCTCCTGTCAGGGGCAGTTGCTGGTGCACTCGGCCCAGGTGGGGCCGGGGCCGCTGGCGCAGCAGCTGATGGGATCGGCGAATCAACTGATTGCGGTCGCCAAACAGCAAACGTTTCCTGGCCGGTCGACGGGGACGTCGTCCCGGCAGTTGACGCTGGCGGAGCAGACGATCAACTTCCAGTTGGCCCAGGGACGCGTCTATCATGAGAACCTGGTGATGCAGTTCGACGACGTGCAGATTCGCACCAAGGGATCCGTCGGGTTCGACCAGACCCTGTCGCTGGTCGCGCAGATTCCGGTGGCGGACAACTGGCTGGGCAATTCGCCTTTGGCGCAAAGCCTGCGCGGCAAGTCGATTGAGCTGCCGGTGCAGGGTACGCTGAAACAGCCGTCCCTGGACAGCCGCTCGCTGACCAATCTGGGCAAGCAGATGCTGCAGGGGACGACCAACCAGCTGCTGGAAGAAGGCGTCAATCGCGGCCTGCAGCAACTGTTTGGTCCGCGGAATTAG
- a CDS encoding WD40 repeat domain-containing protein, with translation MKNLLDSFTSVLLTLAVMTCNCTSLVLGDEGSPIVCNDEGLVFSVSVSPNGQHVVTGDSTGRISFRSLDSAAVQCSHNLHHGRVNSIAFSPDGDFLATTGEDGKVVIFDVVEKEIRTIINADKSQGFARFSPDGKSVATATDLYFTYGDIKLWNVSTGELIHRFERRTVAHDAIFVDDGKKLLATFSDSLEYFDASTGKRIRRVKVISPHPASYFPEEIFGLRLSPDGKKLAVLLLESAAIVDFSDLSVKCHLQGHKDHLTGACFTPDSIYLVTGALDGAVKLWHTGKGRCVSSVRLHKKGIIAMCLSPDGKHLITSDESAKVFFSRTDIIFDM, from the coding sequence ATGAAAAACTTACTTGACTCGTTCACCAGTGTTCTGCTTACTTTGGCAGTTATGACTTGTAACTGTACATCTCTTGTGCTTGGAGACGAAGGCTCCCCGATTGTGTGCAATGATGAAGGTCTAGTATTTTCGGTTTCGGTGTCACCGAACGGACAGCATGTGGTTACAGGCGATAGTACGGGGAGAATTAGCTTTCGCAGTCTTGATTCGGCTGCGGTTCAGTGTTCGCACAATCTGCACCACGGACGGGTCAACTCAATTGCGTTCTCTCCTGATGGAGATTTTCTCGCTACCACCGGGGAAGACGGCAAGGTTGTCATATTTGATGTCGTTGAAAAAGAAATTCGCACGATAATTAATGCTGACAAGAGTCAAGGATTTGCCCGCTTTTCCCCAGATGGAAAATCGGTCGCTACAGCGACGGACCTTTACTTTACCTATGGAGACATAAAGCTCTGGAATGTCTCAACGGGAGAGCTAATTCATCGCTTCGAGAGACGGACGGTCGCTCACGACGCCATTTTTGTAGATGACGGGAAAAAACTGCTAGCAACTTTCAGCGACTCACTTGAGTATTTTGACGCTTCTACCGGGAAACGAATCAGACGAGTCAAGGTCATTTCGCCACATCCGGCCAGCTATTTTCCCGAAGAGATTTTTGGGCTGAGGCTGTCACCGGATGGTAAGAAGCTTGCAGTTTTGTTGCTGGAGAGCGCAGCGATTGTTGATTTTTCGGATCTCTCGGTAAAGTGTCACCTCCAGGGACATAAGGATCACCTTACAGGCGCATGCTTTACGCCGGATTCTATTTACCTTGTAACGGGGGCATTGGACGGTGCGGTAAAGCTTTGGCACACTGGCAAAGGTCGTTGCGTATCGTCTGTACGCCTTCACAAAAAGGGGATAATTGCTATGTGCCTTAGTCCGGATGGCAAACACCTAATAACCTCGGATGAGTCCGCCAAGGTGTTTTTTAGCCGAACCGATATCATATTTGACATGTAA
- a CDS encoding transposase, which translates to MFGKEVFDRFVKLYPEAAMVRILLENALPSEVVDQVFEDNCDRQYSKQIMFSSIVSMLCLVVCRVKPSVHAAFVDNKDAFGASRTALYDKLNNTEIDISAALVDKTYERMAPVVRQMKACRPPLIAGYQTRIVDGNNLAASEHRLEVLRKIAAGPLPGVAVVVYDRELGLISRVYLREDAYVQERAIVLDTLGDVQKDELWIADRNFCTSAVMHQIDVSGAAFIIRKHAQNVRFHVLGDERKIGETSTGVVYEQAIGIEDDFDSTLVGRRIRVALHEPTASGDTEIVLFSNLPCSATALDISDAYRKRWDIETTFNHMDRMFSGEIKALGSPRAALLAFSVAAIAFNTMSVVMSALRVEHGTQKVDEEVSIFHIGVNVQSDWSAAAMVGDAEDWEQR; encoded by the coding sequence ATGTTTGGCAAGGAAGTGTTTGATCGGTTTGTTAAACTTTACCCGGAAGCGGCGATGGTGCGCATCCTCCTGGAGAACGCGTTGCCGTCGGAGGTCGTTGACCAGGTATTCGAGGACAATTGTGATCGCCAATATTCGAAACAGATCATGTTCTCGTCGATTGTCAGCATGCTTTGCCTGGTCGTTTGTCGCGTCAAGCCAAGTGTTCACGCTGCGTTTGTCGACAACAAGGATGCGTTTGGCGCCTCGCGGACAGCTCTGTATGACAAACTGAACAACACCGAGATCGACATCAGCGCCGCCCTGGTCGACAAAACCTATGAGCGGATGGCGCCGGTGGTGCGGCAGATGAAGGCTTGTCGTCCGCCGTTGATCGCAGGATATCAAACTCGCATTGTTGACGGCAATAATTTGGCTGCATCCGAGCATCGTCTGGAGGTGCTGCGGAAGATCGCCGCGGGGCCGCTGCCGGGCGTTGCGGTGGTCGTTTATGACCGGGAACTCGGACTGATCTCCCGCGTCTATCTGCGTGAGGACGCCTATGTCCAGGAGCGAGCGATCGTGCTGGACACACTGGGCGACGTGCAAAAAGACGAGTTGTGGATCGCCGACAGGAACTTTTGCACGAGCGCCGTCATGCACCAGATCGACGTGTCCGGCGCAGCATTCATCATTCGCAAACATGCTCAAAATGTTCGCTTTCATGTTCTTGGCGATGAGCGCAAGATTGGGGAAACGTCAACAGGCGTGGTGTACGAACAAGCGATCGGCATCGAAGATGATTTCGACAGCACCCTTGTCGGGCGTCGCATCCGCGTGGCGCTGCACGAACCGACCGCCAGCGGCGACACGGAAATCGTATTGTTTTCCAATCTTCCTTGTTCGGCGACGGCGCTGGATATTTCGGATGCCTATCGTAAACGCTGGGATATTGAAACCACCTTCAATCACATGGATCGCATGTTTTCAGGGGAGATCAAAGCGCTGGGCTCCCCGCGAGCGGCGTTGCTGGCGTTCAGTGTGGCGGCGATTGCATTCAATACCATGAGCGTTGTGATGTCCGCGTTGCGCGTCGAACATGGAACGCAGAAAGTCGACGAAGAAGTATCGATCTTTCACATTGGCGTGAACGTGCAAAGCGACTGGAGCGCTGCTGCGATGGTAGGCGACGCCGAGGACTGGGAGCAGCGTTGA
- a CDS encoding IS4 family transposase, which translates to MSGITIRPAQSTFNFGDCVTAFLTQPGLPFASILAAERIRRVFALHGGLFGRIYSTAIVLWAFLGQVLRDGKEASCQSAVSRISSHCLLTRGVGVDPDTRDYCRARAKLPEGALRQLAGEIASNSEQEIDAKFLFKNRHAKLIDGSTFTMADTRANQEAYPQHASQQPGIGFPIARFVVVVSLATACVIDAAIARFQGKETGETALLRQLLHCFAAGDVAVADRFYGNYWVVAFLTLQGVDVCFRKHQKRHTDFRRGRRIGYKDHLITWSRPDRPEWMSKELYAQMPETIRLREIQYVVERAGRKQSPFVVITTLFQEQGEQEFTYDEIADFYGFRWQAELDLRSIKTHMNLRHLRCKTPAMVHRQFWTTLIAYNAIRLTACCSATLSGVPPRRISFARTCEYVLAGWDLLSGVASIPAHALLQYSEERLMQIARCLVGNRPGRYEPRVLKKRQTNYGLMVQPRAVLKERLAHGDNSFETK; encoded by the coding sequence ATGTCTGGTATAACCATTCGGCCGGCACAAAGCACCTTTAATTTCGGCGATTGTGTTACCGCCTTTCTCACCCAGCCGGGCTTGCCGTTCGCTTCGATTCTTGCCGCGGAACGTATTCGCCGCGTGTTTGCTCTGCACGGCGGGTTGTTCGGACGAATCTACTCCACCGCAATCGTGCTCTGGGCGTTTCTGGGCCAGGTCTTGCGCGACGGCAAAGAAGCCAGCTGCCAGTCCGCCGTATCGCGAATCAGCAGCCACTGTCTGCTCACCCGTGGAGTCGGCGTCGATCCGGACACGCGCGACTATTGCCGCGCCCGGGCCAAACTGCCCGAAGGGGCGCTGCGGCAACTGGCGGGTGAAATTGCCAGCAACAGCGAGCAGGAAATCGACGCCAAATTCTTGTTCAAGAATCGCCACGCGAAACTGATCGACGGCTCGACGTTCACGATGGCCGACACGCGAGCGAACCAGGAAGCGTATCCCCAGCACGCGTCGCAACAGCCGGGCATCGGCTTCCCGATCGCCCGCTTTGTGGTGGTCGTGTCGCTGGCGACCGCGTGCGTGATCGACGCCGCCATCGCCAGGTTTCAAGGGAAAGAAACAGGCGAAACGGCCTTGCTGCGGCAGTTGCTGCACTGCTTCGCCGCGGGCGACGTCGCCGTGGCCGACCGGTTCTATGGCAACTACTGGGTGGTCGCCTTCTTGACGTTGCAAGGCGTCGACGTCTGCTTTCGCAAACATCAAAAACGTCATACGGATTTCCGACGCGGACGACGGATAGGATACAAAGATCATCTCATTACCTGGAGCCGCCCCGATCGGCCCGAATGGATGAGCAAGGAACTCTACGCGCAGATGCCAGAAACAATCCGGTTGCGAGAAATTCAGTATGTCGTTGAGAGAGCCGGCAGAAAGCAGTCGCCCTTTGTGGTGATCACGACGTTGTTCCAGGAGCAGGGCGAGCAGGAATTCACCTATGACGAGATCGCCGATTTCTACGGATTCCGCTGGCAAGCGGAGCTGGATCTGCGATCGATCAAAACGCACATGAACCTGCGTCACCTGCGTTGCAAAACGCCGGCGATGGTGCATCGGCAGTTCTGGACGACGCTGATCGCTTACAACGCGATCCGGCTGACGGCCTGCTGTAGTGCGACGCTGTCTGGCGTACCTCCGCGCCGGATCAGCTTCGCCAGGACGTGTGAGTATGTACTGGCCGGCTGGGATCTGCTGTCCGGCGTCGCCTCGATTCCGGCGCACGCCCTACTGCAGTACAGCGAGGAACGGCTCATGCAAATTGCCCGCTGCCTGGTCGGCAACCGTCCCGGCCGATACGAACCCCGGGTGCTGAAAAAGCGTCAAACCAACTATGGCCTGATGGTCCAGCCAAGAGCCGTCCTGAAAGAAAGGCTCGCCCATGGCGATAACTCGTTTGAGACGAAGTGA